In the Synergistaceae bacterium genome, one interval contains:
- a CDS encoding AI-2E family transporter, which translates to MNIKVLLGLVALLCALAICTILNLASGVFIPLVVAWFMLQVFRPIIDLGRKIKLPQFLNVILVFAVFFGLCYVGISFGARQIVEFSRTFNQYYSKLNEITLDALKLLQIPPESIPRISWMDILGRYLRNISEIVFALSSKFVLVLVFLMFMLLEAPFLDNKIDRAFSGHNATKIKNIMTSVSDQISNYLGTLTLISLATGSCAWLALEILGVKLAAGWGVLTFLLNFIPTVGSIIATIPPVMMAALQFSPGYIKPVVTLLSLGAIQMTIGNVITPKVVGDRLGLSPVVILLSLLLWGTIWGIPGALLSVPIASTIKIVCENFPSLQPIAIMMGSGTEKTRESNSAPLDLENLEKEEQKS; encoded by the coding sequence ATGAACATTAAAGTCTTATTGGGGTTGGTCGCTTTACTGTGTGCTCTTGCGATTTGCACCATTCTGAACCTGGCCAGCGGGGTGTTCATTCCATTGGTGGTCGCGTGGTTCATGTTGCAGGTTTTTCGTCCCATCATCGACCTAGGGCGTAAGATCAAATTACCTCAGTTTTTGAACGTCATTCTTGTCTTCGCCGTTTTTTTCGGTCTCTGCTACGTTGGTATCAGTTTCGGCGCCAGACAAATTGTGGAATTTAGCCGCACCTTCAATCAGTACTACTCGAAACTCAACGAAATAACCCTCGATGCCTTGAAATTGCTACAAATTCCGCCTGAATCCATCCCCCGTATTAGTTGGATGGACATTTTGGGACGGTACCTGCGCAACATCTCAGAGATTGTCTTTGCTCTTTCCAGCAAGTTCGTGCTGGTCCTCGTCTTCTTGATGTTCATGCTGCTGGAGGCTCCTTTCTTAGACAACAAAATCGACCGCGCTTTCTCCGGGCACAACGCCACAAAAATCAAAAACATCATGACCTCAGTGTCCGATCAGATCAGCAACTATCTCGGGACCCTGACCCTCATCAGCTTGGCGACGGGATCCTGCGCGTGGTTGGCTCTGGAAATTCTGGGTGTGAAGCTGGCCGCGGGCTGGGGAGTTTTGACGTTCCTGTTGAACTTCATCCCCACGGTGGGGTCCATCATTGCCACCATCCCTCCCGTCATGATGGCGGCGCTGCAATTCTCTCCAGGATACATCAAACCGGTCGTGACGTTGCTTTCTCTTGGGGCAATACAGATGACCATCGGCAACGTTATCACCCCCAAGGTCGTCGGAGATCGTCTGGGGTTGAGTCCTGTGGTCATTCTGCTCTCCCTCCTGCTCTGGGGAACGATATGGGGAATCCCGGGGGCGCTTTTGTCCGTGCCCATCGCGTCCACCATCAAAATCGTCTGTGAAAATTTTCCATCTCTCCAACCCATCGCTATCATGATGGGAAGTGGCACGGAAAAAACAAGAGAATCAAACTCTGCGCCTTTAGATTTGGAAAACCTGGAAAAAGAAGAGCAAAAATCGTAA